The region ATTCCAAATCTCAGAGAAGATCTCCCATATCATATCTCTATCCAACCCAAGTAAACAAGATAACGATGGCTGCGACTGCTCCGGTGATAATGCGCGTTATGGCATCCTCGATAAGCACGGCCAAGCGCGCAGGAGGAATCATCCGAGATGTGCTCAAGAAAGGAGACCTGGGAATAGTGGACAAGGGAAAGAACGACCCACAGACGGAGGCAGACCGCTCTGCCCAGCGCTGCATCATTGCCTCGTTGACCAAAAAGTTCCCCAGCGTGAAGATCATTGGCGAGGAGGGTGGCTCCGACCTAAATGTTTGCGATGATTGGCTGGTGAGCGAGCTGGATGAGGGATTCCTGCAACAAAGCTGCCCGGCGGAGTGGAAGGACGCCAAGCCGGAGGACTTTGTCATCTGGGTGGATCCCCTGGACGGCACAGCGGAGTACACACAGGGTAGGGTCTACAAATTCCGTTTATAACCTTGATCTTATAGCTAATCCTATACCTTCCCCCGCAGGACATGTGGAGCATGTAACTGTGCTGATCGGCATAGCTGTCAAGGATTCAGCTGTGGGCGGCATCATCCATCAGCCCTTCTTCAAGCAACCCGATGGAGAATTGGGTCGCACCATTTGGGGCCTTAAGGGTCTGGGCACGGGAGGATTCACAGCGGTGCCCGCTCCGCCTGGCCAGTTCATCATAACCACCACTCGCTCGCATTC is a window of Drosophila biarmipes strain raj3 chromosome 3R, RU_DBia_V1.1, whole genome shotgun sequence DNA encoding:
- the LOC108025251 gene encoding 3'(2'),5'-bisphosphate nucleotidase 1, translating into MAATAPVIMRVMASSISTAKRAGGIIRDVLKKGDLGIVDKGKNDPQTEADRSAQRCIIASLTKKFPSVKIIGEEGGSDLNVCDDWLVSELDEGFLQQSCPAEWKDAKPEDFVIWVDPLDGTAEYTQGHVEHVTVLIGIAVKDSAVGGIIHQPFFKQPDGELGRTIWGLKGLGTGGFTAVPAPPGQFIITTTRSHSNALHQQALNAFASTEVLKVGGAGFKVLQLLEGKAHAYVFATPGCKKWDTCAPEAVLEAQGGCLTNINGEHYAYNADVEHVNRQGVLASLGQNHAELVEKIPAEVRAAVGAKL